The following are encoded in a window of Halorarum salinum genomic DNA:
- a CDS encoding DUF555 domain-containing protein: MSNYLVVLEAAWLVRDVEDIDDAIGVAVSEAGKRLNQQDKEYVEVDVGATGCPACGEPFDSAFIAASTSLVGLMLEIEIFNADGEEHASRIAKSEVGGALRDVPLDVVEVIETEEGDEDE, translated from the coding sequence ATGAGCAACTACCTCGTCGTGCTCGAGGCGGCATGGTTGGTCCGGGACGTGGAGGACATCGACGACGCCATCGGCGTCGCGGTCAGCGAGGCCGGCAAGCGGCTGAACCAGCAGGACAAGGAGTACGTCGAGGTCGACGTCGGCGCCACGGGCTGTCCCGCCTGCGGCGAGCCGTTCGACTCGGCGTTCATCGCGGCGAGCACCTCGCTGGTCGGCCTGATGCTGGAGATCGAGATCTTCAACGCGGACGGCGAGGAACACGCCAGCCGCATCGCAAAGAGCGAGGTCGGCGGCGCCCTGCGGGACGTCCCGCTCGACGTCGTCGAAGTCATCGAGACCGAGGAGGGCGACGAGGACGAGTAG
- the psmB gene encoding archaeal proteasome endopeptidase complex subunit beta, whose amino-acid sequence MRPSRDIGDLDPLGGDETVFGPELGEFPNADDRARAVDEGEAMKTGTTTVGLRTEGGVVLATDMRASLGHMVSSKDVQKVEQIHPRGALTIAGSVSAAQNLIQTLKAETNLYEARRGKEMSMRALSTLTGNLLRSGAFYIVQPILGGIDEEGAHVFSIDPAGGMTEEEYTVTGSGSQYALGVLEQEYDEDMSVEEAKTVAARAIKSAVERDLASGNGINVAVVTEEGVEITRHKEIDELLAAEA is encoded by the coding sequence ATGCGACCATCCCGCGACATCGGCGACCTCGACCCGCTTGGTGGCGACGAGACCGTCTTCGGTCCGGAACTCGGCGAGTTCCCGAACGCGGACGACCGCGCCCGGGCGGTGGACGAGGGGGAGGCGATGAAGACCGGCACGACGACGGTCGGCCTCCGGACGGAGGGCGGCGTCGTGCTCGCGACGGACATGCGGGCCTCGCTCGGCCACATGGTCTCCTCGAAGGACGTCCAGAAGGTCGAACAGATCCACCCGCGGGGTGCGCTCACCATCGCCGGCTCGGTGTCGGCCGCCCAGAACCTCATCCAGACGCTGAAGGCCGAGACGAACCTCTACGAGGCGCGTCGCGGCAAGGAGATGAGCATGCGCGCGCTCTCGACGCTCACGGGGAACCTCCTGCGCTCGGGCGCCTTCTACATCGTCCAGCCGATCCTCGGCGGCATCGACGAGGAGGGCGCACACGTCTTCTCCATCGACCCCGCCGGCGGCATGACCGAGGAGGAGTACACGGTCACCGGTTCGGGCTCCCAGTACGCGCTCGGCGTGCTCGAACAGGAGTACGACGAGGACATGTCCGTCGAGGAGGCCAAGACCGTCGCCGCCCGCGCCATCAAGTCGGCCGTGGAACGCGACCTCGCCTCCGGTAACGGCATCAACGTCGCCGTCGTCACGGAGGAGGGCGTCGAGATCACCCGCCACAAGGAGATCGACGAGCTGCTCGCCGCCGAGGCGTAA
- a CDS encoding MBL fold metallo-hydrolase, with the protein MTGTGVSLHDGVHVGLSDGTTVVADAGSPAGDVNVLTHAHGDHLFRGNPGPVVCSAATADIARCRRSSATVERASDPRVELVNAGHVAGSRAAVVTDPDGTTYCYTGDVSTRDRLYLDGFEPPDVDVLVVEATYGTPEYVLPPQAEVEAEIGDWLEETMDRPVLLFGYSLGRAQKLQVLASWARRERVFVTDPVASVNEAMAPHVDAPLDAPTYDSDVELGPGDALVLPGGKRNRGLADRLRSRRDALVAGFSGWAVDESFRYRGDYDATFALSDHCDFRELCELVEAADPDRAYTTHGFTDELATELTARGFPATALRKNQATLGDF; encoded by the coding sequence GTGACCGGAACTGGCGTCTCCCTCCACGACGGCGTCCACGTCGGCCTCTCGGACGGGACGACCGTCGTCGCCGACGCCGGCTCTCCCGCCGGCGACGTGAACGTCCTCACTCACGCGCACGGCGACCACCTGTTCCGCGGGAACCCCGGCCCAGTGGTCTGCTCGGCCGCCACCGCCGACATCGCGCGGTGCCGCCGGTCGAGCGCGACCGTCGAGCGGGCGAGCGACCCGCGGGTCGAACTCGTGAACGCGGGCCACGTCGCCGGGTCGCGGGCCGCCGTCGTGACCGACCCCGACGGCACCACCTACTGCTACACCGGCGACGTCTCGACGCGGGACCGGCTCTACCTCGACGGGTTCGAGCCGCCGGACGTCGACGTGCTCGTCGTCGAGGCCACGTACGGGACCCCCGAGTACGTCCTCCCGCCGCAGGCGGAGGTGGAGGCGGAGATCGGCGACTGGCTGGAGGAGACGATGGACCGGCCGGTGTTGTTGTTCGGCTACTCGCTGGGTCGGGCCCAGAAGCTCCAGGTGCTTGCGTCGTGGGCCCGGAGGGAGCGGGTGTTCGTGACCGACCCGGTCGCGAGCGTGAACGAGGCGATGGCGCCCCACGTCGACGCGCCGCTGGACGCGCCGACGTACGACTCGGACGTCGAACTCGGGCCCGGCGATGCGCTCGTGTTACCGGGCGGGAAGCGGAACCGGGGGCTCGCCGACCGCCTGCGGAGCCGACGGGACGCGCTCGTCGCCGGCTTCTCCGGCTGGGCGGTGGACGAGTCGTTCCGCTATCGGGGCGACTACGACGCGACGTTCGCGCTCTCGGACCACTGCGACTTCCGCGAGCTGTGTGAACTGGTCGAGGCCGCCGACCCCGATCGGGCGTACACGACCCACGGGTTCACCGACGAACTGGCGACCGAGTTGACCGCCCGCGGGTTCCCGGCGACCGCATTACGGAAGAACCAGGCGACGCTCGGCGACTTCTGA